Proteins encoded in a region of the Prunus persica cultivar Lovell chromosome G4, Prunus_persica_NCBIv2, whole genome shotgun sequence genome:
- the LOC109948410 gene encoding uncharacterized protein LOC109948410, with the protein MKLLEDWKITKSMPSGGLMNPPSLPTVTMAGDEEGSSSVENKEVEGKGCRQKRPAQTLLSPFTDPLRKKRTMTVSAATATPPCFDPSKSLPIEDVKAVIQFCSAWKSDISAEVQLESFSVGADFFYRLVDETEWMSSRHLDMATFLIRKRQLSHPLVFGTDWTTADCCLQQFLEPFKPTARKRGSKKAASSNTVDLPASKVKNLHHFVRGTWQHGYAQAWTKVRKVYFPYNLKGSHWVAIELDFVRHTATVYDSYIDYTKRSKLVTLLHPISDTLARVLFDMHFYDDSEVEEVKQKGLTMSMYTPFSVCSIADVPQQRDGASCGMLTVKFIEHLSAGMSVDKVDPLKIKYYRLKLAIEGLRGEAYL; encoded by the exons ATGAAGCTGTTAGAAGATTGGAAAATCACTAAGAGTATGCCATCGGGAGGTTTGATGAATCCTCCAAGTCTACCCACAGTTACTATGGCTGGTGATGAAGAAGGTAGTTCAAGtgttgaaaacaaagaagTGGAAGGTAAAGGGTGCAGACAGAAGCGCCCGGCGCAGACATTGTTGAGCCCATTTACAGATcctttgaggaagaagaggacgaTGACTGTGTCGGCTGCGACTGCAACCCCTCCATGTTTTGATCCATCCAAATCCTTGCCCATTGAAGATGTGAAGGCAGTAATACAGTTTTGCAGTGCCTGGAAAAGCGATATCAG TGCGGAGGTGCAGCTGGAATCATTTTCAGTGGGCGCTGATTTTTTCTACAGACTTGTCGATGAAACCGAATGGATGAGCTCAAGG CACCTGGACATGGCAACCTTTCTTATCCGCAAAAGGCAACTATCTCATCCGTTGGTTTTTGGAACGGACTGGACAACGGCAGATTGTTGCTTGCAG CAATTTCTAGAGCCGTTCAAACCGACGGCCAGGAAACGTGGATCGAAGAAGGCTGCTAGTTCAAACACCGTTGACCTTCCAGCCAGCAAGGTGAAGAATTTACATCACTTTGTGCGTGGTACGTGGCAACACGGCTATGCCCAAGCTTGGACAAAAGTCCGGAAGGTGTATTTTCCATATAATCTGAAAGGGTCTCATTGGGTTGCAATCGAACTTGATTTCGTAAGACATACTGCAACCGTGTATGACTCCTATATTGATTATACGAAACGTTCAAAGCTGGTTACGCTTCTGCACCCTATTAGCGATACGCTGGCACGAGTGCTGTTCGATATGCACTTTTATGATGATTCTGAGGTTGAAGAGGTGAAGCAAAAGGGGCTGACGATGTCGATGTATACGCCATTCTCAGTGTGCAGCATTGCAGATGTGCCACAACAACGAGATGG TGCGTCTTGCGGAATGTTGACCGTCAAATTCATCGAGCATCTCAGTGCTGGGATGTCGGTAGATAAAGTTGACCCTTTGAAGATCAAATATTACCGACTCAAGCTTGCAATTGAGGGTTTAAGGGGGGAGGCATATTTATGA
- the LOC109948763 gene encoding T-complex protein 1 subunit gamma-like, protein MDIQKYIKVEKVPGGQLEDSVVRKGVMINKDVIAPGKMRRKIFNQRIILLDWPLEYKKGENQTNAELLKEEDWGVLLQLEEEYIERLCVQILKFKPDVVITEKGLSDLACHYFSKAGVSGMRRLRKTDNNRIAKACGAVIVNRPDELQQSDVGTRAGIFEVKKIGDQFFAFIVDCEEPKACTVLLRGPSKDLLNEVERNLHV, encoded by the coding sequence ATGGATATTCAAAAGTACATAAAGGTTGAGAAGGTTCCTGGTGGCCAGTTGGAAGATTCAGTGGTTCGCAAAGGAGTAATGATTAACAAAGATGTTATTGCACCTggaaaaatgagaagaaagaTTTTCAACCAACGCATCATTCTTCTTGATTGGCCGCTCGAATATAAGAAAGGCGAGAACCAAACAAATGCTGAGTTgcttaaagaagaagattggggAGTCCTGCTACAATTGGAAGAAGAATACATCGAGAGGCTATGTGTGCAAATATTGAAGTTTAAACCAGATGTGGTTATCACAGAAAAGGGGCTTAGTGACTTGGCATGCCATTATTTTAGCAAGGCCGGCGTCAGTGGAATGAGGAGGTTGCGGAAAACAGATAATAACCGAATTGCCAAGGCTTGTGGGGCTGTAATTGTTAACAGACCAGATGAATTGCAACAGTCTGATGTTGGTACACGCGCTGGGATATTTGAGGTTAAGAAAATTGGTGATCAGTTTTTTGCATTCATTGTTGATTGCGAAGAGCCTAAAGCATGTACTGTACTCTTGAGAGGTCCTAGTAAGGATCTGTTAAATGAAGTGGAAAGGAATTTGCACGTATAA
- the LOC109948445 gene encoding uncharacterized protein LOC109948445: protein MSDVRPPNEHVSYPGDQPWHVPFPSPPRTPNHDPTSSGSEADTHDPLDKISAVKHHLQYMSKATDWWESKCDIHGQVMGNLANKLNKAYAGEVKQALKAKSRSKELESLKLKLEDTKKNALETFTQSEEYNHEMVECFNNGFEMFRDYASVISPDHNWSEIDVAGVWQVLNMGSDGMAHHSLVHAARRKDKDMDLLMDL from the coding sequence ATGTCAGATGTACGCCCTCCTAACGAGCATGTGAGTTACCCGGGGGACCAGCCCTGGCATGTGCCATTCCCATCTCCACCTCGGACTCCCAATCATGATCCCACTTCATCTGGAAGTGAGGCTGACACTCATGATCCGCTTGACAAAATCTCTGCCGTCAAGCACCACCTCCAATATATGTCAAAGGCAACGGATTGGTGGGAGAGTAAGTGCGATATTCATGGCCAAGTTATGGGAAACTTGGCCAACAAGTTGAACAAAGCATACGCTGGAGAGGTGAAGCAAGCTCTTAAAGCAAAAAGTCGGAGCAAAGAGTTAGAGTccttgaagttgaaattggaagacacaaagaaaaatgccCTCGAAACATTCACACAATCTGAAGAATATAACCATGAAATGGTTGAATGTTTCAACAACGGCTTCGAAATGTTCCGAGATTATGCTTCGGTCATCTCACCAGACCACAATTGGAGTGAAATTGATGTAGCTGGTGTCTGGCAGGTACTGAATATGGGTTCTGATGGAATGGCTCATCATAGCCTCGTGCATGCAGCGAgaagaaaggacaaagacatggaTCTTTTGATGGACCTGTAG
- the LOC109948764 gene encoding DNA repair protein XRCC3 homolog, with translation MTPQNLMLLPLSTPKLSIGCPILDHCLGGGIPCKSITELVGESGSGKTQLCLQLTVRAQLPPSHGGLGGSSVYIFTEFSFPFRRLQQLGNLYHASYPNLIRLEPLEDIYVHGVHDAQELIHVLGDIEAFIAIDHTRLPVKLIVIDSIAALFRSQYQTTPADLKRRSEMFFNISGTLKGLANKFGLALVVTNQVVDFIGPHDGVNGVRLGNLESLDTSGRRVSPALGLAWAHCINSRVFLARHEQSIEVDIRNALSTSICSQTHRTFHLVFAPHLAYASAEFVIKKEGIVGVSQ, from the coding sequence ATgacaccccaaaacctcatgctCCTTCCTCTTTCAACCCCTAAATTATCCATTGGATGTCCAATACTAGATCACTGCTTGGGGGGTGGGATACCCTGCAAGTCCATAACAGAATTAGTAGGGGAGAGTGGTTCTGGGAAGACGCAGCTTTGTCTCCAACTTACGGTACGAGCTCAGCTCCCACCCTCACATGGCGGACTAGGGGGCTCCTCCGTCTACATATTCACAGAATTCAGCTTCCCATTTCGTCGATTGCAACAACTAGGCAACCTTTATCATGCATCATACCCCAACTTAATAAGGTTGGAGCCATTGGAAGACATATATGTTCATGGTGTTCATGATGCTCAAGAACTCATCCATGTCCTTGGAGACATAGAAGCATTTATTGCCATTGATCACACCCGCCTACCTGTGAAACTCATTGTCATTGATTCCATTGCTGCATTGTTCCGATCACAGTATCAGACAACACCGGCAGATTTGAAACGGCGGTCTGAAATGTTCTTCAACATATCTGGGACATTGAAGGGTTTAGCAAATAAGTTTGGGTTGGCGTTGGTTGTCACCAACCAAGTGGTGGATTTTATTGGGCCACATGATGGAGTGAATGGGGTGAGGTTGGGAAACTTGGAGTCCCTGGACACATCAGGCAGACGGGTGAGTCCAGCTTTGGGATTGGCTTGGGCACATTGCATAAATTCAAGAGTGTTCTTGGCAAGACATGAGCAATCTATTGAGGTTGACATTCGTAATGCTCTTTCAACAAGTATATGCAGTCAAACACACAGGACATTTCACCTTGTATTTGCCCCACATCTGGCCTATGCATCGGCcgaatttgtaataaaaaaagaaggtatagTCGGAGTATCACAGTAA